In a genomic window of Octopus sinensis linkage group LG16, ASM634580v1, whole genome shotgun sequence:
- the LOC115220458 gene encoding protein PRQFV-amide-like isoform X48, with amino-acid sequence MRIYLSVYIVVILSASVWGQVKNGHLIDKQDPDTMLLGNRNDEHHLYVDKRDPDPMFIDKRDPDPFFVGKRDPDPFFVGKRDLDPFFVGKRDQDPFFVGKRGRDHLFVGRRVPDPFFVGKKDPDTSFVGKRDPDPIFVGKRDPNTLYIRKRNPDPFSVGKRDPDPFFVGKRDPDPFFVGKRHSEPFFLGKRDSDPLFVGKRDPDPFFVGKRDSDPFFVGKRNPDPMFVGKRDEDPMFVGKRSEYPLSVENSLHRLFVNKRRTEENPLLASIQVPLFRRKQNYHDQKLETPLFVGKRDDDPLFVGKRDDDPLFVGKRGYINQLPTHDYLDQDISNKPGDPIYDDNVIYTGKPFHGEPLFGGKQYPDHTFLNKPDDPIIISKRVHYDSVSAGKRQNDHPLFPRKRNSRSVYTNIHEPDLIFRSLRNNDTFLTGKQKPASFPSAFVAPFSRETVFGRKREQDPMFVGKREENPMFVGKREDDPVFVGKREDPMFVGKRGKEPMFVGKRDEDPMFVGKREKEPMIVGKREDPMFIGKRGKEPMFVGKRNPRFVGKRDDPMFVGKREKNPMFVRKREDPMFIGRREEDPVFVGKREEDPVFVGKRGVDPMFVGKRGEDPMFVGKRENPMFVGKREDPMFVGKREDPMFVGKREDPMFVGKREDPMFVGKREDPMFVGKREDPMFVGKREDPMFVGKREDPMFIGKREDPMFVGKREDPMFIGKREEPMFVGKREDPMFIGKRQEPMFVGKREDPMFVGKREEPMFVGKREDPMFVGKREDPMFVGKREDPMFVGKREDPMFIGKREDPMFVGKREDPMFIGKREEPMFVGKREDPMFVGKREDPMFIGKREDPMFVGKREDPMFIGKREEPMFVGKRENPMFVGKRDDPLFDGKREDPMFVGKRENPMFVGKREKNPLFVGKREHITELLSKGGFSGTHSGNRPYQYVIGKSKYNPGLVRKRKLRLMNLVTHNKNSLKVDHQVSKDKRELESVTRNKPIFRRNEESSADKISRSRSNFLLGIKRYPGPSFVSKTIKYPQSRYTLLSDKRDEDPLFVGKRIVGRNYLTANRKFAAKRRQKFKRTAAKPSNTISLHKRNFSHTMLVKRYLGIQDPSSPVIELPNAHNPSNSVKPSKKLSKKNLHMPLNVLYTLPMKSDSINNFKDTNRTDYGEQNSLGLSKTDLTSKVISRRSSSQPSSHKFKEGKINAVRVNKGKIENPYEKHADTLSHSGDAIENSQRLMSSTAKEDNHGDKTDLRDVEIPVR; translated from the exons ATAAACAGGATCCGGACACAATGTTGTTAGGTAATCGGAACGACGAACATCATTTATATGTTGATAAACGAGATCCAGACCCCATGTTTATAGATAAAAGGGATCCAGATCCTTTTTTTGTAGGAAAACGGGACCCAGATCCATTTTTTGTGGGAAAACGGGACCTAGATCCATTTTTTGTGGGGAAAAGGGATCAAGATCCTTTTTTTGTAGGAAAACGGGGTCGGGACCACCTTTTTGTTGGTAGACGGGTTCCAGATCCATTCTTTGTAGGTAAAAAGGATCCAGACACTTCATTTGTCGGTAAACGGGATCCAGACCCCATCTTCGTTGGTAAAAGGGATCCAAACACTTTATATATAAGGAAGAGAAATCCTGACCCTTTTTCTGTAGGTAAAAGAGACCCAGACCCTTTCTTTGTTGGTAAACGAGACCCAGATCCGTTTTTTGTAGGTAAACGACATTCAGAACCCTTTTTTCTAGGCAAACGAGATTCAGACCCCCTTTTTGTAGGTAAACGAGATCCAGACCCCTTTTTTGTTGGTAAACGAGATTCAGATCCCTTTTTTGTTGGTAAACGAAATCCAGATCCCATGTTTGTAGGTAAAAGGGACGAAGATCCCATGTTTGTAGGCAAAAGGAGTGAATACCCTCTCTCCGTTGAGAATTCACTCCATCGGTTATTTGTAAACAAACGACGTACGGAGGAAAATCCCTTGTTAGCAAGTATACAAGTTCCATTATTTAGAAGAAAACAGAATTATCATGACCAAAAGCTAGAAACTCCTTTATTTGTAGGCAAACGAGATGATGATCCTCTTTTTGTAGGCAAACGAGATGATGACCCCTTATTTGTAGGAAAAAGAGGTTATATTAATCAGTTACCTACACATGATTATCTTGACCAGGACATATCAAACAAGCCAGGCGATCCCATATACGAtgataatgtaatatatacaggCAAACCATTCCATGGTGAGCCCTTATTTGGAGGAAAACAATATCCGGATCACACGTTTTTAAACAAACCAGATGATCCCATTATTATAAGCAAACGAGTTCATTATGATTCTGTATCGGCAGGCAAACGACAAAACGATCATCCCTTATTTCCCAGAAAGCGAAATTCAAGATCTGTATACACTAATATACATGAACCGGATCTAATATTTCGTTCTTTACGAAATAACGATACGTTTTTAACGGGAAAACAAAAGCCGGCGTCATTTCCCTCAGCTTTCGTTGCACCATTTTCCAGGGAGACTGTATTTGGTCGTAAAAGAGAGCAGGATCCAATGTTTGTCGGTAAACGTGAGGAAAATCCCATGTTTGTTGGAAAACGAGAGGATGATCCTGTGTTTGTCGGTAAACGAGAAGATCCTATGTTTGTCGGGAAACGGGGGAAAGAACCTATGTTTGTTGGTAAACGTGATGAAGATCCAATGTTTGttggtaaaagagagaaagagcctATGATTGTTGGTAAACGTGAAGATCCAATGTTTATCGGTAAACGGGGGAAAGAGCCTATGTTTGTCGGTAAAAGAAATCCTAGGTTTGTAGGTAAACGAGACGATCCAATGTTTGTGGGTAAACGAGAGAAGAACCCTATGTTTGTCAGGAAACGAGAAGATCCTATGTTTATCGGTAGACGAGAGGAGGATCCAGTGTTTGTCGGTAAACGAGAGGAAGATCCTGTATTCGTTGGCAAACGAGGGGTGGATCCTATGTTCGTGGGTAAACGAGGGGAAGATCCCATGTTTGTCGGTAAAAGAGAAA ATCCCATGTTTGTTGGTAAGAGAGAAGATCCGATGTTTGTCGGTAAAAGAGAAGATCCTATGTTTGTTGGTAAAAGAGAAGATCCTATGTTTGTCGGTAAAAGAGAAGATCCTATGTTTGTAG GTAAAAGAGAAGATCCCATGTTTGTCGGTAAAAGAGAAGATCCCATGTTTGTCGGTAAAAGAGAAGATCCCATGTTTGTCGGTAAAAGAGAAGATCCAATGTTTATAGGTAAAAGAGAAGATCCTATGTTTGTTGGTAAAAGAGAAGATCCCATGTTCATCGGTAAAAGAGAAGAGCCTATGTTTGTCG GTAAAAGAGAAGATCCTATGTTCATCGGTAAAAGACAAGAACCTATGTTTGTCGGTAAAAGAGAAGATCCCATGTTTGTTGGTAAAAGAGAAGAGCCTATGTTTGTTGGTAAAAGAGAAGATCCCATGTTTGTTGGTAAAAGAGAAGATCCCATGTTTGTCGGTAAAAGAGAAGATCCTATGTTTGTAGGTAAAAGAGAGGATCCTATGTTCATCGGTAAAAGAGAAGACCCCATGTTTGTCG GTAAAAGAGAAGATCCCATGTTCATCGGTAAAAGAGAAGAGCCTATGTTTGTCGGTAAAAGAGAAGATCCCATGTTTGTTGGTAAAAGAGAAGATCCCATGTTCATCGGTAAAAGAGAAGATCCCATGTTTGTCGGTAAAAGAGAAGATCCCATGTTTATAGGTAAAAGAGAAGAGCCTATGTTTGTCGGTAAAAGAGAAAATCCTATGTTTGTTGGTAAAAGAGATGATCCCTTGTTTGACGGTAAAAGAGAAGATCCTATGTTTGTGGGTAAAAGAGAAAACCCTATGTTTGTTG GTAAACGAGAGAAAAATCCTTTGTTCGTTGGCAAACGTGAGCACATCACAGAATTACTCAGTAAAGGAGGGTTTAGTGGGACCCATTCTGGAAATAGACCTTACCAATATGTTATAGGTAAGTCAAAGTACAATCCTGGTCTTGTAAGAAAACGAAAATTGCGCCTTATGAATTTAGTTACACACAACAAAAATTCTCTAAAAGTCGATCATCAAGTATCTAAGGACAAACGGGAGTTAGAATCTGTAACTAGAAATAAACCTATttttagaagaaatgaagaatcTTCTGCAGATAAAATTTCGCGTTCGCGGTCAAATTTTTTACTTGGGATTAAGCGATATCCAGGGCCTTCTTTTGTAAGTAAAACAATTAAATATCCCCAGAGTCGATATACCTTGTTATCAGATAAACGAGATGAGGATCCCTTATTTGTTGGTAAACGAATTGTAGGTAGAAATTACTTAACTGCTAATCGTAAGTTTGCTGCTAAAAGGCGCCAAAAGTTTAAACGTACGGCAGCAAAACCTTCTAATACGATTTCTCTACATAAACGGAACTTCAGCCATACAATGTTAGTAAAACGGTATTTAGGAATTCAAGATCCATCGTCCCCAGTCATAGAGTTACCAAATGCCCATAATCCCTCAAATTCAGTTAAGCCCTCTAAGAAATTAtctaaaaaaaatcttcatatgccgttaaatgttttatatactttACCGATGAAAAGTGATAGCATTAATAATTTTAAAGACACAAATAGAACTGATTATGGAGAACAGAATTCACTAGGGTTGAGTAAAACCGATCTCACATCCAAAGTGATATCGCGAAGATCTTCGTCACAACCCTCTTCACATAAgttcaaagaaggaaaaattaACGCTGTACGTGTTAATAAAGGAAAAATCGAGAACCCGTACGAAAAACATGCTGACACATTGTCACATTCTGGTGATGCCATTGAGAATTCTCAAAGATTAATGAGTTCAACAGCGAAAGAAGACAATCATGGTGATAAAACTGATCTGAGAGACGTTGAAATTCCAGTGCGATGA
- the LOC115220458 gene encoding protein PRQFV-amide-like isoform X40, whose amino-acid sequence MRIYLSVYIVVILSASVWGQVKNGHLIDKQDPDTMLLGNRNDEHHLYVDKRDPDPMFIDKRDPDPFFVGKRDPDPFFVGKRDLDPFFVGKRDQDPFFVGKRGRDHLFVGRRVPDPFFVGKKDPDTSFVGKRDPDPIFVGKRDPNTLYIRKRNPDPFSVGKRDPDPFFVGKRDPDPFFVGKRHSEPFFLGKRDSDPLFVGKRDPDPFFVGKRDSDPFFVGKRNPDPMFVGKRDEDPMFVGKRSEYPLSVENSLHRLFVNKRRTEENPLLASIQVPLFRRKQNYHDQKLETPLFVGKRDDDPLFVGKRDDDPLFVGKRGYINQLPTHDYLDQDISNKPGDPIYDDNVIYTGKPFHGEPLFGGKQYPDHTFLNKPDDPIIISKRVHYDSVSAGKRQNDHPLFPRKRNSRSVYTNIHEPDLIFRSLRNNDTFLTGKQKPASFPSAFVAPFSRETVFGRKREQDPMFVGKREENPMFVGKREDDPVFVGKREDPMFVGKRGKEPMFVGKRDEDPMFVGKREKEPMIVGKREDPMFIGKRGKEPMFVGKRNPRFVGKRDDPMFVGKREKNPMFVRKREDPMFIGRREEDPVFVGKREEDPVFVGKRGVDPMFVGKRGEDPMFVGKRESHMFVGKREKEPMFVGKREDPMFVGKRRDPMFVGKREDPMFVGKREDPMFVGKREDPMFVGKREDPMFIGKREDPMFVGKREEPMFVGKREDPMFIGKREDPMFVGKREEPMFIGKREDPMFVGKREEPMFVGKREDPMFVGKKEDPMFVGKRDPMFVGKREDPMFVGKREDPMFVGKREDPMFVGKREDPMFIGKREDPMFVGKREDPMFIGKREEPMFVGKREDPMFIGKRQEPMFVGKREDPMFVGKREEPMFVGKREDPMFVGKREDPMFVGKREDPMFVGKREDPMFIGKREDPMFVGKREDPMFIGKREEPMFVGKREDPMFVGKREDPMFIGKREDPMFVGKREDPMFIGKREEPMFVGKRENPMFVGKRDDPLFDGKREDPMFVGKRENPMFVGKREKNPLFVGKREHITELLSKGGFSGTHSGNRPYQYVIGKSKYNPGLVRKRKLRLMNLVTHNKNSLKVDHQVSKDKRELESVTRNKPIFRRNEESSADKISRSRSNFLLGIKRYPGPSFVSKTIKYPQSRYTLLSDKRDEDPLFVGKRIVGRNYLTANRKFAAKRRQKFKRTAAKPSNTISLHKRNFSHTMLVKRYLGIQDPSSPVIELPNAHNPSNSVKPSKKLSKKNLHMPLNVLYTLPMKSDSINNFKDTNRTDYGEQNSLGLSKTDLTSKVISRRSSSQPSSHKFKEGKINAVRVNKGKIENPYEKHADTLSHSGDAIENSQRLMSSTAKEDNHGDKTDLRDVEIPVR is encoded by the exons ATAAACAGGATCCGGACACAATGTTGTTAGGTAATCGGAACGACGAACATCATTTATATGTTGATAAACGAGATCCAGACCCCATGTTTATAGATAAAAGGGATCCAGATCCTTTTTTTGTAGGAAAACGGGACCCAGATCCATTTTTTGTGGGAAAACGGGACCTAGATCCATTTTTTGTGGGGAAAAGGGATCAAGATCCTTTTTTTGTAGGAAAACGGGGTCGGGACCACCTTTTTGTTGGTAGACGGGTTCCAGATCCATTCTTTGTAGGTAAAAAGGATCCAGACACTTCATTTGTCGGTAAACGGGATCCAGACCCCATCTTCGTTGGTAAAAGGGATCCAAACACTTTATATATAAGGAAGAGAAATCCTGACCCTTTTTCTGTAGGTAAAAGAGACCCAGACCCTTTCTTTGTTGGTAAACGAGACCCAGATCCGTTTTTTGTAGGTAAACGACATTCAGAACCCTTTTTTCTAGGCAAACGAGATTCAGACCCCCTTTTTGTAGGTAAACGAGATCCAGACCCCTTTTTTGTTGGTAAACGAGATTCAGATCCCTTTTTTGTTGGTAAACGAAATCCAGATCCCATGTTTGTAGGTAAAAGGGACGAAGATCCCATGTTTGTAGGCAAAAGGAGTGAATACCCTCTCTCCGTTGAGAATTCACTCCATCGGTTATTTGTAAACAAACGACGTACGGAGGAAAATCCCTTGTTAGCAAGTATACAAGTTCCATTATTTAGAAGAAAACAGAATTATCATGACCAAAAGCTAGAAACTCCTTTATTTGTAGGCAAACGAGATGATGATCCTCTTTTTGTAGGCAAACGAGATGATGACCCCTTATTTGTAGGAAAAAGAGGTTATATTAATCAGTTACCTACACATGATTATCTTGACCAGGACATATCAAACAAGCCAGGCGATCCCATATACGAtgataatgtaatatatacaggCAAACCATTCCATGGTGAGCCCTTATTTGGAGGAAAACAATATCCGGATCACACGTTTTTAAACAAACCAGATGATCCCATTATTATAAGCAAACGAGTTCATTATGATTCTGTATCGGCAGGCAAACGACAAAACGATCATCCCTTATTTCCCAGAAAGCGAAATTCAAGATCTGTATACACTAATATACATGAACCGGATCTAATATTTCGTTCTTTACGAAATAACGATACGTTTTTAACGGGAAAACAAAAGCCGGCGTCATTTCCCTCAGCTTTCGTTGCACCATTTTCCAGGGAGACTGTATTTGGTCGTAAAAGAGAGCAGGATCCAATGTTTGTCGGTAAACGTGAGGAAAATCCCATGTTTGTTGGAAAACGAGAGGATGATCCTGTGTTTGTCGGTAAACGAGAAGATCCTATGTTTGTCGGGAAACGGGGGAAAGAACCTATGTTTGTTGGTAAACGTGATGAAGATCCAATGTTTGttggtaaaagagagaaagagcctATGATTGTTGGTAAACGTGAAGATCCAATGTTTATCGGTAAACGGGGGAAAGAGCCTATGTTTGTCGGTAAAAGAAATCCTAGGTTTGTAGGTAAACGAGACGATCCAATGTTTGTGGGTAAACGAGAGAAGAACCCTATGTTTGTCAGGAAACGAGAAGATCCTATGTTTATCGGTAGACGAGAGGAGGATCCAGTGTTTGTCGGTAAACGAGAGGAAGATCCTGTATTCGTTGGCAAACGAGGGGTGGATCCTATGTTCGTGGGTAAACGAGGGGAAGATCCCATGTTTGTCGGTAAAAGAGAAAGTCATATGTTTGTTGGTAAACGAGAGAAAGAGCCTATGTTTGTTGGTAAACGAGAAGATCCGATGTTTGTCGGTAAAAGAAGAGATCCCATGTTTGTTGGTAAGAGAGAAGATCCGATGTTTGTCGGTAAAAGAGAAGATCCTATGTTTGTTGGTAAAAGAGAAGATCCTATGTTTGTCGGTAAAAGAGAAGATCCTAT GTTCATCGGTAAAAGAGAAGACCCCATGTTTGTCGGTAAAAGAGAAGAGCCTATGTTTGTTG GTAAAAGAGAAGATCCCATGTTTATAGGTAAAAGAGAAGATCCTATGTTTGTAGGTAAAAGAGAGGAACCTATGTTCATCGGTAAAAGAGAAGACCCCATGTTTGTCGGTAAAAGAGAAGAGCCTATGTTTGTTG GTAAAAGAGAAGATCCCATGTTTGTCGGTAAAAAAGAAGATCCTATGTTCGTTGGTAAAAGAGATCCTATGTTTGTCG GTAAAAGAGAAGATCCCATGTTTGTCGGTAAAAGAGAAGATCCCATGTTTGTCGGTAAAAGAGAAGATCCCATGTTTGTCGGTAAAAGAGAAGATCCAATGTTTATAGGTAAAAGAGAAGATCCTATGTTTGTTGGTAAAAGAGAAGATCCCATGTTCATCGGTAAAAGAGAAGAGCCTATGTTTGTCG GTAAAAGAGAAGATCCTATGTTCATCGGTAAAAGACAAGAACCTATGTTTGTCGGTAAAAGAGAAGATCCCATGTTTGTTGGTAAAAGAGAAGAGCCTATGTTTGTTGGTAAAAGAGAAGATCCCATGTTTGTTGGTAAAAGAGAAGATCCCATGTTTGTCGGTAAAAGAGAAGATCCTATGTTTGTAGGTAAAAGAGAGGATCCTATGTTCATCGGTAAAAGAGAAGACCCCATGTTTGTCG GTAAAAGAGAAGATCCCATGTTCATCGGTAAAAGAGAAGAGCCTATGTTTGTCGGTAAAAGAGAAGATCCCATGTTTGTTGGTAAAAGAGAAGATCCCATGTTCATCGGTAAAAGAGAAGATCCCATGTTTGTCGGTAAAAGAGAAGATCCCATGTTTATAGGTAAAAGAGAAGAGCCTATGTTTGTCGGTAAAAGAGAAAATCCTATGTTTGTTGGTAAAAGAGATGATCCCTTGTTTGACGGTAAAAGAGAAGATCCTATGTTTGTGGGTAAAAGAGAAAACCCTATGTTTGTTG GTAAACGAGAGAAAAATCCTTTGTTCGTTGGCAAACGTGAGCACATCACAGAATTACTCAGTAAAGGAGGGTTTAGTGGGACCCATTCTGGAAATAGACCTTACCAATATGTTATAGGTAAGTCAAAGTACAATCCTGGTCTTGTAAGAAAACGAAAATTGCGCCTTATGAATTTAGTTACACACAACAAAAATTCTCTAAAAGTCGATCATCAAGTATCTAAGGACAAACGGGAGTTAGAATCTGTAACTAGAAATAAACCTATttttagaagaaatgaagaatcTTCTGCAGATAAAATTTCGCGTTCGCGGTCAAATTTTTTACTTGGGATTAAGCGATATCCAGGGCCTTCTTTTGTAAGTAAAACAATTAAATATCCCCAGAGTCGATATACCTTGTTATCAGATAAACGAGATGAGGATCCCTTATTTGTTGGTAAACGAATTGTAGGTAGAAATTACTTAACTGCTAATCGTAAGTTTGCTGCTAAAAGGCGCCAAAAGTTTAAACGTACGGCAGCAAAACCTTCTAATACGATTTCTCTACATAAACGGAACTTCAGCCATACAATGTTAGTAAAACGGTATTTAGGAATTCAAGATCCATCGTCCCCAGTCATAGAGTTACCAAATGCCCATAATCCCTCAAATTCAGTTAAGCCCTCTAAGAAATTAtctaaaaaaaatcttcatatgccgttaaatgttttatatactttACCGATGAAAAGTGATAGCATTAATAATTTTAAAGACACAAATAGAACTGATTATGGAGAACAGAATTCACTAGGGTTGAGTAAAACCGATCTCACATCCAAAGTGATATCGCGAAGATCTTCGTCACAACCCTCTTCACATAAgttcaaagaaggaaaaattaACGCTGTACGTGTTAATAAAGGAAAAATCGAGAACCCGTACGAAAAACATGCTGACACATTGTCACATTCTGGTGATGCCATTGAGAATTCTCAAAGATTAATGAGTTCAACAGCGAAAGAAGACAATCATGGTGATAAAACTGATCTGAGAGACGTTGAAATTCCAGTGCGATGA